A genomic region of Arachis stenosperma cultivar V10309 chromosome 9, arast.V10309.gnm1.PFL2, whole genome shotgun sequence contains the following coding sequences:
- the LOC130950658 gene encoding lectin ConGF-like produces MAISKKPIALVAFITIQLVMMIHTVNSSKEVSFTFESFEPGDLDIVLEGDATISKDNDIHLTEVNDAGVPAHNSVGRASYSSPIRLWDAITGEVASISTSFNFFIKAPYDQNSPADGIAFFIAPHDSTLPPDSSGRFLGLVAGTSVTRGGNSTAARFKASSAASNKFVAVEFDTYTNHENKDPDYKHFGIDVNSIISSKYTEWTYWENGGVESVSITYDPVDKKLKVVGVYGTHDRIELSYDIDLKSVLPEWVKVGFSASTGENTQVNNLQSWSFSSTLVTDAPEGHIATVV; encoded by the coding sequence ATGGCTATCTCAAAGAAACCCATTGCACTTGTTGCTTTCATAACCATCCAGCTAGTGATGATGATCCACACCGTGAACTCTTCAAAAGAGGTCTCATTCACCTTCGAAAGTTTCGAGCCGGGTGACTTGGATATCGTCCTCGAAGGCGATGCCACGATCTCAAAAGACAATGACATACACCTTACTGAGGTGAACGATGCTGGTGTCCCAGCACATAACAGCGTGGGCAGAGCCTCGTACTCTTCCCCCATCCGTCTCTGGGACGCCATCACTGGAGAGGTGGCAAGCATTTCCACCTCATTCAACTTTTTCATTAAAGCCCCTTACGACCAGAACTCTCCCGCCGATGGCATCGCCTTCTTCATCGCTCCACACGACTCAACCCTCCCTCCTGACTCCTCCGGCAGATTCCTCGGCCTTGTTGCTGGCACCTCGGTTACTCGCGGCGGCAACTCCACCGCCGCTCGCTTCAAAGCCTCATCAGCGGCCAGCAACAAATTTGTTGCCGTTGAGTTCGACACCTACACGAACCATGAGAACAAAGACCCAGATTACAAGCACTTCGGAATCGATGTTAACTCCATTATCTCGTCAAAGTACACAGAGTGGACATACTGGGAGAATGGAGGAGTGGAATCAGTGAGCATAACCTATGATCCTGTCGACAAGAAGCTCAAGGTTGTTGGTGTTTATGGGACCCACGACCGCATCGAATTGTCTTATGACATAGACTTGAAAAGCGTGCTTCCAGAGTGGGTGAAGGTAGGGTTCTCTGCCTCCACGGGAGAAAATACGCAAGTCAACAACCTTCAATCTTGGTCTTTCAGTTCAACCTTAGTGACCGATGCTCCTGAAGGCCATATTGCTACTGTTGTGTGA